In Gemmatimonas aurantiaca, the sequence CGGACGCCTCCGGGCGATCGTGCGGCCTCAGTCCGCCACCTCACCGCCCGACGCCACCCAATCGCGGAACCCACCTGCCATCGATGCGACGTTCGTGTAGCCCATCTCGCGGAGCGTCAGCGCGGCCAGCGCCGAACGATTGCCGCTGGCGCACATCAGCACGACCCGGGCGTCACGCGGCACTTTTGCTTCGATCTGATTCTCCAGGACACCCCGGCCGATGTACTGCGCCGGTTTGGCGTGACCCAGACTCCACTCGTTCTGTTCACGGATATCGATCAGGGCCAGCGATTCTCCACGCGCGAGCTGATCCTGCACCTCACGCGCCGTGACTTCACTGATCTGCGCCTTTGCTTCGGCGATGAGCTGTTGAGCGGTTTTCATCTGCGGGATCCGGTTGCCGGTGATTGATCATCCATCACGATGCACGTGCAGCGTTCGTCCATCCACATCGAGCGTCGCGAGTGCGCCAAGGGGCAGTGTCCATTGGTCGTCAATATGCCCCAGCGGGATGCCGAGCAGTATCGGAACCTGCAACGAGTCGGCAACGTCCTGGATGACGGTGGGCAGGGGGCGTGTCCCGTCCGACGTCGTGTCCAGGCAATTCGTGAACTGTCCGAACGCGAACCCCGCACACCCGTCGAACGCGCCGGCCAGCTGGAGCTGCGTGAGCATACGGTCGATGCGATACGTGGCTTCGTCGATGTCCTCCAGTACGACGATCGCCCCACGGAAGTCCATTGCCCATGGTGTACCACAGAGGGAGGCAACGAGTGCCAGATTGCCGCCGGCGAGGCGACCGGTGGCGAGCCCAGGCACGACCGCCACCGCGTCCCGCGCCTCGAAGATGATCGGCTGACGCGGCGGGATCATCACGGTTTCGAACCAGGCGCGTGTGAACGCCGTGAGAGGCGAGCGGGCCGTCGGTCCGTGGTAGCTCACGAGTCCGGCCTTCTGCCAGGCGGCGTGCAGGGCCGTGATGTCCGAATATCCGATCAACGCCTGCGGTGTGGAACGTAACGCCATCTGCGTCAGCGCCGGCATGATGCGTGGCAGCAGGCGCGCCGCGCCATATCCTCCCCGGAGGCACCAGATGGCGTCGACCGACTCGTCCAGCAATGCCGCCACCAGATCGTCGCCCCGCTGTGCATCGTCACCGGCGAAGTAACCGGTGCGCGACAGGGCATGCGCTCCCACGGAGACACGCCACCCCAGCCCCTCGGCCGTCGCCACGGCCCGCTCCACCTCGTGTGGCCCGGCGAGCGGTCCCGAGGGAGAAACGAGCGCCACATGCGCACCCGGTCCGAGCGGAGGCGGCTCCCGCAGCCCGCACGCGAATGCGGTCATACGAACACCGTCATACGAGCACCGTCACAGGGACATCGCCAGGGAGACGCCGGCTCAGGACGTGAGACGACAGGCACGGTCGAGATACGCCTCGCGCAGGCGCGAGGTCACCGCCCCCGGTGTGCCCCCGCCCACCACCGCGTCGTCGATGCGCGTGATCGGCAGGACGAAGCTCGTCGCGCTGGTGAGGAAACACTCGTCGGCCGAACGGGCTTCGTCCACCGTGAAGGCCCGCTGTTCGAGACGGATGCCCAGTTCTCCCGCCAGGAGGATGGCGACATCGCGTGTGATGCCCGCCAGAATGTCGCTGGACAGCGGACGCGTATGGAGCACCCCGTCCTTCACCATCCACAGGGTGCTCGAACCGCCTTCGGTCACCAGTCCGTCTTCGTGCATCATGGCCTCGTACGTGCCCGCCGCACGCGCGGCCTGCTTGGCCAGCACCTGCGCCAGCATCGACGTCGACTTGATGTCACACCGCAACCACCGCAGATCGGGCACGACATGCACCGCGATGCCGCCGGCATTGGGGTCGTCGCTCAGACGCTTCGGGCGCGCGTAGGCAAAGGCAGACGGCTTGACCGTGGCCGGAAAAGGAAAGTCGCGCTCCGCCTCCCCACGCGTCACCTGCAGATAGACCAGCCCTTCGTCGATGCCATTGGTCGTGGCGAGTTCCTGCATCACTTCCAGCCAGCGCTCGTTCGCCAACGGCGCCGGCATGCCGATCTCTCCCAGCGAGCGCGTCAGACGGGCCAGGTGCAGATCCGCATCGAGCAACCGTCCCTGGAACACCGCGGCCACCTCGTAGACCCCGTCACCGAAGAGAACGCCACGATCGAAGATGGAGAGCTTCGCTTCCGACTCGGGAACGAACTGACCGTTGATCCAGCAGGTGCGCATGGCGGGGACCGGAAAAATGATGGGGTCGTGGAATCGTGATATCTGATCGCGATCCCGGAAAGATACACAATGCGTTCCCATGATCATGGTCGCACGATTCTGATGACACACGAATGCCCCGATGGCCACATCATGCCGTCGTGCTCACCCTCCGCGCCGCCGCCCGACTGCTCGCCCGCGCCGACTCCCACTCGGCGTTACGACTCCTCGCCCCCCACCTGGGCTTCGAGGCGCCTCCCATCGTCGTCCCGGCCCCCATCCGCCGCGAACTTGGTTTGCACGGGCTGGTCCGTCGGGCCGAACTCTTCGAGGGCGCCGGTCCCCTCCGCCTGCTCACGGTCGAACTCATGCCTCCCGATACGCTGGACGATGGCGCCGATCTCCGGGAACGGACCCGCCGGGCAGGGGTGGCCCTGGCGCGGCATGCCCCCACCCGACATTGGTGCCTCTGCGTGCTCGATCACGACGGGCTCGCCCTCTGCATCGCCACCGTGCGCAGTGGCGCCTTGCGCAGCGGCGTCGATGCCCCCCGCATCGCCGCACTCCGTATCGACCGCCGGCGTGTACTCGATTCCGACGCGGATACCTTCCGCGCACTCGCGTCGGCCGCAGGATCGGGATCGGCCTCGGGATCGATCCCAGGTGACGATCCGGAACTCCGTCATGTGCGCTTCACCGAGATTCTGCAGCGTGATGCCCTGTCGATGCGGTTCTACCGCGCTCTCGAACGAAGTGTGCACTCCCTCGCGGAATCGCTCACGCCGGCGCTCTCGGCGCCACACCGCCGCGAGCTCGCGCTTCTCTGCGTGTCCCGTTGCCTCTTCCTCGGCTTCCTCGAAGCCAAGGGATGGCTGGACGACCGGCGCGACTTT encodes:
- a CDS encoding rhodanese-like domain-containing protein; this encodes MKTAQQLIAEAKAQISEVTAREVQDQLARGESLALIDIREQNEWSLGHAKPAQYIGRGVLENQIEAKVPRDARVVLMCASGNRSALAALTLREMGYTNVASMAGGFRDWVASGGEVAD
- a CDS encoding LD-carboxypeptidase translates to MTAFACGLREPPPLGPGAHVALVSPSGPLAGPHEVERAVATAEGLGWRVSVGAHALSRTGYFAGDDAQRGDDLVAALLDESVDAIWCLRGGYGAARLLPRIMPALTQMALRSTPQALIGYSDITALHAAWQKAGLVSYHGPTARSPLTAFTRAWFETVMIPPRQPIIFEARDAVAVVPGLATGRLAGGNLALVASLCGTPWAMDFRGAIVVLEDIDEATYRIDRMLTQLQLAGAFDGCAGFAFGQFTNCLDTTSDGTRPLPTVIQDVADSLQVPILLGIPLGHIDDQWTLPLGALATLDVDGRTLHVHRDG
- a CDS encoding D-amino acid aminotransferase, with protein sequence MRTCWINGQFVPESEAKLSIFDRGVLFGDGVYEVAAVFQGRLLDADLHLARLTRSLGEIGMPAPLANERWLEVMQELATTNGIDEGLVYLQVTRGEAERDFPFPATVKPSAFAYARPKRLSDDPNAGGIAVHVVPDLRWLRCDIKSTSMLAQVLAKQAARAAGTYEAMMHEDGLVTEGGSSTLWMVKDGVLHTRPLSSDILAGITRDVAILLAGELGIRLEQRAFTVDEARSADECFLTSATSFVLPITRIDDAVVGGGTPGAVTSRLREAYLDRACRLTS